From a region of the Marinomonas mediterranea MMB-1 genome:
- the rsmA gene encoding 16S rRNA (adenine(1518)-N(6)/adenine(1519)-N(6))-dimethyltransferase RsmA — MSKAQPHKARKRFGQNFLHDMGIIRRIVACIAPKEGQRVVEIGPGKGALTEGIISATKSMDVVELDRDLIPILKVNLFKYPDLRVHEADAMKFDFRQLATEGNIRVVGNLPYNISTPLIFHLLEQADVIDDMHFMLQKEVVDRLAARPGDSLYGRLSVMAQYFCSVESLFIVGPDSFDPPPKVDSAIVRMTPYTTLPVVAHDLKGLEDTVRIGFQQRRKTLRNNYKGTLTAEELESIQIDPTLRPERLDVPDFVRIANYLHEKKAL; from the coding sequence ATGAGCAAAGCACAACCACATAAAGCCAGAAAACGATTTGGCCAAAACTTCTTACACGATATGGGAATTATTCGTCGTATTGTTGCATGCATTGCGCCAAAAGAAGGCCAACGTGTCGTCGAGATCGGCCCAGGTAAAGGCGCATTAACAGAAGGCATTATTAGTGCGACAAAAAGCATGGATGTTGTGGAATTAGACCGAGATCTGATTCCAATTTTAAAAGTAAACCTGTTTAAATATCCAGACCTTCGCGTCCATGAAGCCGACGCTATGAAATTCGACTTTAGGCAGCTTGCAACCGAAGGAAATATTCGAGTCGTCGGTAACCTCCCCTACAACATTTCGACACCGCTCATATTCCATCTCCTAGAACAAGCTGATGTCATCGACGATATGCACTTTATGCTTCAAAAAGAAGTAGTCGATAGACTTGCAGCACGCCCGGGCGACAGTCTCTATGGACGTTTAAGTGTTATGGCGCAATATTTTTGCAGTGTAGAGTCGCTGTTTATTGTCGGGCCAGATTCATTTGACCCACCGCCAAAAGTCGACTCCGCAATTGTACGCATGACACCCTATACGACACTTCCCGTTGTCGCTCACGATCTAAAAGGTCTTGAGGACACGGTTAGAATAGGTTTCCAGCAGCGCAGAAAAACTCTGCGAAACAATTACAAAGGAACACTCACAGCAGAAGAGCTCGAGTCGATTCAGATCGATCCGACACTCCGCCCTGAGCGTCTAGATGTCCCTGATTTCGTTCGTATTGCCAATTATCTGCATGAAAAGAAGGCATTATAA
- the glpE gene encoding thiosulfate sulfurtransferase GlpE, producing the protein MTYKCIDITDALPIIEKEVIVVDIRDAVSYQTSHMQDAINLNNDNVEAFINNSDKATPVIVCCYHGNSSKGAAEYLAAQGFADVYSLNGGFSQWSAMYPEQCEFGA; encoded by the coding sequence ATGACTTATAAGTGTATTGATATAACCGATGCTCTTCCAATCATAGAAAAAGAAGTTATTGTCGTCGATATTCGCGATGCCGTCAGCTATCAGACAAGCCATATGCAGGATGCGATCAACCTCAATAATGACAATGTTGAAGCTTTTATTAACAACTCTGATAAAGCCACTCCTGTGATCGTATGTTGTTATCATGGCAACAGCAGCAAAGGCGCCGCTGAATACTTAGCTGCCCAAGGTTTTGCTGATGTCTACTCTTTAAATGGCGGTTTTAGCCAATGGAGTGCCATGTATCCTGAACAATGTGAGTTCGGTGCATAA
- the rpsU gene encoding 30S ribosomal protein S21, whose amino-acid sequence MPSVKVKDNEPFDIALRRFKRSCEKAGVLAEVRRRECYEKPTTLRKRAAAAAVKRHAKKVSREQKKFQRLY is encoded by the coding sequence ATGCCATCAGTAAAAGTTAAAGATAACGAACCATTTGACATCGCTCTACGTCGTTTCAAGCGCTCTTGTGAAAAAGCAGGCGTTCTTGCTGAAGTACGTCGTCGCGAGTGCTATGAGAAACCAACAACTCTCCGTAAGCGTGCAGCAGCTGCAGCTGTTAAACGTCATGCGAAGAAAGTTTCTCGTGAGCAGAAAAAATTCCAACGCTTGTACTAG
- the tsaD gene encoding tRNA (adenosine(37)-N6)-threonylcarbamoyltransferase complex transferase subunit TsaD yields MKVLGLETSCDETGIAIYDTDAGLLAHKIYSQIEQHAEYGGVVPELASRDHVRKTLPLIDDVLEEAGLTKADLSAIAFTSGPGLVGALMAGATIGRSLAMSLDIPALGVHHMEGHLLAPMLEDERPDMPFIALLVSGGHTQLVRVDAIGKYKLLGQSLDDAAGEAFDKAAKMIGLPYPGGPYIASLAEHGNPDSGIKFPRPMTDRPGLDFSFSGLKTAFLTAVHEALDDERFNEQFKSDIALAFEQAVVDTLVIKCRRALEQESLKRLIIAGGVSANKRLREQLESKLAKIGGSVFYARPEFCTDNGAMIAYAGAQRLKAGQSSPLNLSIRARWPLSDLEAIGV; encoded by the coding sequence ATGAAAGTACTAGGTCTTGAGACTTCCTGTGATGAAACAGGTATTGCGATTTATGATACGGACGCTGGGTTGCTAGCACATAAAATCTATTCGCAGATTGAGCAACATGCAGAGTATGGCGGTGTTGTCCCAGAATTGGCGTCTCGAGACCATGTTCGAAAAACATTGCCTCTTATTGATGACGTATTAGAAGAGGCTGGTTTAACTAAAGCTGATTTGAGTGCGATTGCCTTTACCAGCGGCCCAGGGTTAGTGGGGGCATTAATGGCGGGGGCGACGATAGGGCGCTCTTTAGCGATGTCTCTCGATATTCCTGCATTAGGGGTTCATCACATGGAAGGCCACTTATTAGCGCCTATGCTGGAAGATGAACGACCTGATATGCCATTTATAGCGTTGCTTGTTTCGGGTGGGCACACTCAGCTTGTGCGAGTAGATGCCATTGGTAAGTATAAATTATTAGGGCAGTCTTTGGACGATGCTGCTGGAGAAGCGTTTGATAAAGCCGCAAAGATGATCGGACTGCCGTATCCAGGTGGACCGTATATAGCGTCACTTGCAGAGCATGGAAACCCAGATTCGGGGATAAAGTTTCCTCGCCCCATGACAGACCGCCCTGGACTGGATTTTAGTTTTAGTGGGTTGAAAACGGCCTTTCTAACAGCGGTACACGAAGCGCTCGATGACGAGCGTTTTAATGAACAATTTAAATCTGATATTGCGCTTGCGTTTGAGCAAGCGGTTGTTGATACCTTAGTAATCAAATGTCGTCGAGCACTTGAGCAAGAAAGTCTTAAACGCTTGATTATAGCCGGTGGTGTGAGTGCCAATAAAAGGCTTCGTGAACAGCTGGAATCAAAATTAGCAAAAATAGGTGGTAGTGTGTTCTACGCGCGACCGGAGTTTTGTACTGATAATGGCGCAATGATTGCGTATGCTGGCGCTCAACGATTGAAAGCGGGACAATCATCTCCGTTAAACCTTTCAATTAGGGCGCGCTGGCCTTTGTCTGATCTTGAGGCTATTGGCGTTTAA
- the apaG gene encoding Co2+/Mg2+ efflux protein ApaG has translation MEEYDIVVTVRTEYISAQSEPSDNRYVFAYHITMTNCGNQPAKLESRHWVITNGDERVQEVKGEGVVGAFPHLAPGESYQYSSGTVMDTVVGSMHGSYQFIADDGTRFDAGIKPFTLAVPNQVH, from the coding sequence ATGGAAGAATACGATATCGTCGTGACCGTACGAACAGAGTATATCTCTGCTCAATCAGAGCCGTCCGACAACCGCTATGTATTTGCTTACCACATAACCATGACAAATTGCGGTAACCAGCCCGCAAAACTTGAGTCTCGCCATTGGGTGATAACCAATGGCGATGAAAGGGTTCAGGAAGTCAAAGGTGAAGGGGTAGTAGGCGCTTTTCCACATCTAGCCCCTGGCGAGTCCTACCAATACTCAAGTGGCACGGTCATGGACACGGTTGTTGGAAGCATGCACGGAAGTTACCAGTTCATCGCAGACGACGGAACAAGGTTTGATGCAGGCATCAAACCTTTTACTCTGGCTGTTCCAAATCAGGTCCATTAG
- a CDS encoding peptidylprolyl isomerase, which yields MNSPLFAAPKLLDGVVAIVDSQPLLESDINTRFQVIKDRIPGGVMTAGIRRQILNQLIEETVQINYGKRLGIRIPQENTDAAVLNVAQKFSTDLGGLKQLLSRQGIDYSRYRQQIENEILINAVKQRVIKDRISITEQEISDFISASQNTQSSKNELHLRHIIVRAKNETEALAKIKQIASGIASENDFINQAITYSDGQFALEGGDLGWRPVSQLPALFTKAINTQKGPLIGPLKSNAGYHLLWVIEKRSANVQLQAQTKTRHILLQPNEIRTEQQTVALINELYKRAMSGEDFAGLASEYSDDQGSTLQGGDLGWVKLGMMVPAFEKVMTATKTGAVSKPFRSQFGWHILKVEDRRKEDISESVKQQQAEKALVAQKQDFVLSNWLDELKESAFIDVKGPRVK from the coding sequence ATGAACTCTCCACTTTTCGCCGCCCCAAAGCTATTAGATGGGGTCGTCGCAATCGTTGACTCTCAGCCGTTACTTGAAAGCGATATTAATACACGATTTCAAGTCATTAAGGACCGGATTCCCGGTGGTGTGATGACAGCAGGCATTCGCCGCCAGATTCTCAATCAACTGATCGAAGAAACCGTACAAATCAACTACGGCAAGCGTCTTGGAATTCGGATCCCGCAAGAAAACACCGATGCAGCAGTCTTAAACGTAGCGCAAAAGTTTTCAACTGATTTAGGCGGCCTTAAACAACTTCTCAGTCGCCAAGGTATTGACTACAGCCGATACAGACAGCAAATTGAGAACGAAATTCTCATCAATGCTGTTAAGCAACGTGTAATAAAAGACAGAATATCCATTACTGAACAGGAGATTTCAGATTTTATAAGCGCGAGTCAAAACACTCAATCAAGTAAAAATGAGCTGCACTTACGCCACATTATTGTGAGAGCAAAAAACGAAACAGAAGCGTTGGCTAAAATAAAACAGATCGCAAGTGGTATTGCATCTGAAAATGACTTCATCAATCAGGCGATCACCTATTCCGATGGCCAATTTGCGTTAGAAGGTGGAGACTTAGGCTGGAGACCCGTTTCTCAACTACCCGCCCTATTTACCAAGGCAATTAATACCCAAAAAGGCCCATTAATAGGCCCACTAAAAAGTAATGCTGGTTACCACTTACTTTGGGTCATTGAAAAGCGTTCAGCGAATGTACAGCTCCAAGCACAAACAAAAACAAGGCACATTCTTTTACAACCAAACGAGATTCGTACAGAGCAACAAACAGTAGCACTTATTAATGAACTTTATAAACGCGCAATGTCTGGAGAAGATTTTGCAGGCCTTGCAAGCGAATACAGTGATGACCAAGGCTCCACCCTTCAAGGGGGCGACTTAGGCTGGGTTAAACTAGGAATGATGGTGCCTGCTTTTGAAAAAGTTATGACAGCAACGAAAACAGGCGCTGTCAGCAAGCCTTTTAGATCCCAATTTGGCTGGCATATTTTGAAAGTAGAAGACCGCAGAAAAGAAGACATTAGCGAGTCTGTCAAACAACAACAAGCCGAGAAAGCACTTGTTGCACAAAAACAAGATTTTGTTCTTAGCAATTGGCTCGATGAGTTGAAGGAGAGCGCCTTTATTGATGTAAAAGGCCCACGCGTTAAATAA
- the folB gene encoding dihydroneopterin aldolase, translating to MKDLVLIEGLHVDAVIGVYDWEKEILQNLVFDLEMAHDNRPAAATDDLSKTLDYEAISNFIKQYCLENTFELIETLAERLCAKLMDVFEFESILMTLRKPGAVSAARSVGVKIYRTR from the coding sequence ATGAAAGATCTTGTGTTGATAGAAGGCCTGCACGTTGACGCCGTGATTGGTGTGTATGATTGGGAAAAAGAAATTCTTCAAAATTTGGTTTTTGATTTAGAAATGGCTCACGATAACCGTCCTGCTGCCGCAACGGATGATTTGTCGAAGACGCTCGACTATGAGGCAATATCGAATTTTATTAAACAATATTGTCTAGAGAATACCTTCGAATTAATTGAGACCTTAGCGGAACGGCTTTGTGCAAAGCTAATGGATGTTTTCGAATTTGAATCAATTCTTATGACGCTTCGTAAACCTGGTGCAGTGTCTGCTGCAAGAAGCGTCGGAGTTAAGATTTATCGAACCCGTTAA
- a CDS encoding symmetrical bis(5'-nucleosyl)-tetraphosphatase: MSTYAIGDLQGCLTPLLTLLDLIEFSPDKDRLWFAGDLINRGPESLETLRFVKSLGDKATVVLGNHDLHLLAVMRGHASLKRNDTLADILLSEDRDELMEWLQSRPLCHIDNVLKFVMTHAGIPPCWDSIETQRYAQEVERTLSSDRIDDFLAVMYGNKPDQWDDNLIGMDRLRTITNYLTRMRFCTESSQLEFKSKEGPTSAISGYAPWFSYPRKKADDYDVIFGHWAALEGNTYKEHIHALDTGCVWGGALTAMRLEDKTLYSTPCPT; encoded by the coding sequence ATGTCTACTTATGCCATTGGCGATTTACAAGGTTGTCTAACACCATTATTGACGCTACTCGATTTAATTGAATTCTCTCCAGATAAAGATCGTCTATGGTTTGCCGGTGATTTAATCAATCGTGGACCTGAGTCTCTCGAAACCCTCCGGTTCGTGAAGTCTCTGGGAGATAAGGCAACCGTTGTTCTTGGCAATCACGATCTGCATTTGCTTGCGGTCATGCGAGGTCACGCAAGCCTAAAGCGCAATGATACACTGGCAGATATTTTACTGTCAGAAGACCGAGATGAACTAATGGAATGGCTACAAAGCCGCCCATTGTGCCATATAGATAACGTCTTGAAATTTGTCATGACGCACGCTGGTATTCCTCCTTGCTGGGATAGCATTGAAACTCAACGCTACGCACAGGAAGTTGAACGCACGCTTAGCTCTGACAGAATTGATGATTTTCTGGCTGTCATGTATGGTAATAAGCCAGATCAATGGGACGACAACTTAATTGGAATGGACAGGCTTCGCACAATAACGAATTACCTAACCCGTATGCGTTTTTGTACTGAAAGCAGTCAACTTGAGTTCAAATCAAAAGAGGGACCAACCTCCGCAATAAGTGGCTATGCCCCTTGGTTTTCCTACCCGAGAAAAAAAGCAGACGATTACGACGTGATTTTTGGTCATTGGGCTGCATTAGAAGGAAACACCTACAAAGAGCATATACACGCATTAGATACAGGTTGTGTATGGGGCGGTGCATTGACCGCGATGAGATTAGAAGATAAAACCCTCTATAGCACACCATGCCCAACTTAA
- a CDS encoding tRNA nucleotidyltransferase — protein sequence MGKKVYLVGGAVRDALLGLPVYDKDWVVVGSTPEEMVSEGYQAVGKQFPVFLHPKTKEEYALARKERKSGQGYTGFICDFAPDISLEEDLERRDLTINAIAKDNNGRLYDPFHGTQDIENRVFRHVSDAFVEDPLRVLRVARFAARFQDFEFRIANETLRLMKDISASGELTALTPERVWKETEKALGYPHFLTYFKILNQVDATTSIFPVLTTHITQPQNLGKISSDKELTSVERWALLCSGLEIHQLQALNANLKVPNEFKWLSETLCDFLKNKTLPLSGDNWEAWLTQISALKKPERYYQLTYLISLVVDVHSKHWVSLLAQAQSISPKELMSQGYTGAELGNAIKKAKADAIDSITDNPLINGFDKS from the coding sequence ATGGGAAAAAAAGTCTATCTGGTTGGCGGTGCTGTCAGAGATGCACTTCTAGGGCTTCCAGTCTACGACAAAGACTGGGTTGTTGTTGGGTCAACGCCAGAGGAAATGGTATCTGAAGGCTATCAAGCGGTAGGCAAACAATTCCCTGTCTTTCTACATCCAAAAACAAAAGAAGAATACGCCCTTGCACGAAAAGAGCGTAAGTCTGGTCAAGGGTACACAGGCTTTATTTGCGACTTCGCGCCAGACATCTCACTCGAAGAAGACTTAGAACGTCGAGACCTTACCATCAACGCTATTGCAAAAGACAATAACGGGCGCCTTTATGACCCTTTTCACGGCACACAAGACATAGAGAACAGAGTTTTTCGCCATGTGTCCGATGCCTTTGTAGAGGACCCTTTACGAGTTCTCAGGGTAGCTCGATTTGCAGCAAGGTTCCAAGACTTCGAGTTTCGCATCGCGAATGAAACACTTAGGCTAATGAAAGACATTAGTGCATCAGGTGAACTAACCGCCCTCACTCCCGAAAGAGTATGGAAAGAAACCGAAAAAGCCCTAGGGTACCCACACTTCCTTACCTATTTCAAAATACTCAATCAAGTCGACGCAACAACAAGTATTTTTCCAGTCCTGACGACGCACATTACTCAACCACAGAACCTTGGAAAAATATCATCAGATAAAGAGTTAACAAGCGTTGAAAGGTGGGCCTTACTGTGTAGCGGGTTAGAAATACATCAACTACAAGCACTTAATGCAAATCTAAAAGTCCCCAATGAATTTAAATGGCTGAGCGAAACACTCTGCGATTTTCTAAAAAACAAAACACTACCCCTTTCTGGCGATAACTGGGAAGCATGGCTTACACAAATATCTGCACTAAAAAAGCCAGAAAGATACTACCAATTAACCTATTTAATATCATTGGTAGTAGACGTTCACTCCAAACATTGGGTTTCACTTCTCGCACAAGCACAATCAATATCTCCTAAAGAGTTGATGTCGCAAGGCTATACAGGGGCAGAATTAGGTAATGCAATTAAGAAAGCAAAAGCGGATGCCATTGACTCTATTACCGATAACCCGCTAATTAACGGGTTCGATAAATCTTAA
- the pdxA gene encoding 4-hydroxythreonine-4-phosphate dehydrogenase PdxA, translating to MPQTSFPIIAITSGEPAGIGPDIIISASQDAFPARLIVLADPAVIEARANALGIDIHINICSSVDDCPVHKSGSIDILPISASAPVEAGVLDVKNAPYVLETLSEAAKGCLDDRFDAIVTPPVHKGILCESGEHFSGHTEFFQTLCNSPQVIMMLASDAMKVALVTTHLPLKDISDAITPDTIRLVARGLNKDLINRYGITKPTILVCGLNPHAGEDGHLGMEEIEIISPTLDSLRNEGINLIGPLPADTLFTEKYLKEADCVLAMYHDQGLPVLKYSGFGNAVNITLGLPIIRTSVDHGTALDLAGTGQANDGSLKVAITHAIEMANNAKKASI from the coding sequence ATGCCTCAAACATCTTTCCCTATCATTGCAATCACATCGGGCGAACCGGCTGGTATAGGCCCAGATATTATAATAAGCGCGTCTCAAGACGCGTTTCCGGCTCGTCTTATTGTTCTTGCCGACCCTGCGGTTATCGAAGCACGAGCAAATGCACTGGGCATCGATATTCATATTAATATCTGTTCGTCAGTTGACGACTGCCCCGTTCACAAGTCTGGTAGCATCGATATCCTTCCTATTTCAGCATCTGCTCCCGTCGAAGCTGGAGTGCTTGATGTTAAAAATGCACCTTATGTACTAGAGACTTTGTCGGAAGCAGCGAAGGGGTGCCTAGACGATCGATTCGACGCTATTGTGACACCGCCTGTTCACAAAGGCATTCTATGTGAATCAGGCGAGCACTTTTCTGGTCATACTGAGTTTTTCCAGACGCTCTGCAACTCACCACAAGTGATTATGATGCTTGCAAGCGACGCAATGAAAGTAGCACTGGTAACCACTCACCTACCTTTGAAAGACATTTCTGACGCCATCACTCCAGATACCATTCGTCTGGTTGCACGTGGTTTAAATAAAGACCTAATCAATCGCTATGGAATCACTAAGCCGACTATCCTAGTCTGTGGCTTGAACCCACATGCGGGTGAGGACGGCCACTTAGGAATGGAAGAAATTGAGATTATTTCCCCTACCCTAGACAGCTTAAGAAACGAAGGGATCAACCTTATTGGCCCTCTGCCAGCCGATACGTTATTTACAGAAAAGTATCTAAAAGAGGCCGATTGCGTGTTGGCCATGTATCACGATCAAGGACTGCCTGTGTTAAAATACTCAGGATTCGGTAACGCCGTTAACATAACGCTTGGCTTGCCGATTATTCGAACGTCTGTTGACCATGGTACTGCATTAGATTTAGCTGGCACAGGCCAAGCAAATGACGGCAGCCTCAAAGTCGCAATCACGCACGCCATTGAAATGGCCAATAACGCTAAAAAAGCGTCAATATAA
- a CDS encoding GatB/YqeY domain-containing protein, which translates to MSDLKKTISDTLKASMRAKEKERVTVIRTILAEIKRIEVDERIDVDDTRILAVLDKMVKQRKDSVQQFTDGGRDDLAEIEQKEIAIISEFLPTALTEDEIIAIVKAAVEETGANSMQQMGAVMAIVKPQVQGRGDMGVVSKHVKALIA; encoded by the coding sequence ATGTCTGACTTAAAGAAAACCATTTCAGATACACTTAAAGCCTCAATGCGAGCGAAGGAAAAAGAGCGCGTCACCGTTATCCGCACTATTCTTGCCGAGATTAAACGCATTGAAGTTGATGAGCGAATTGACGTTGACGATACACGCATTCTCGCTGTACTAGATAAAATGGTTAAGCAACGCAAAGATTCCGTTCAGCAATTTACGGATGGCGGACGTGACGACTTAGCCGAAATAGAGCAAAAAGAAATCGCAATCATTAGCGAGTTCTTGCCTACCGCTCTAACGGAAGACGAAATCATCGCAATTGTAAAAGCAGCAGTTGAAGAAACTGGCGCAAATAGCATGCAGCAAATGGGTGCCGTTATGGCAATTGTTAAGCCTCAAGTCCAAGGACGAGGCGACATGGGTGTGGTTAGCAAACACGTAAAAGCACTTATTGCTTAA
- the dnaG gene encoding DNA primase, producing the protein MSGRIPDQFIDELLARTDITDVVSSRVTLKKTGQNYSALCPFHNEKTPSFSLNPNKQFYYCFGCGAGGNAISFVMEHDHLDFVEAIEVLAKDAGLEVPKEKGAPDRYEQNAELLKRLTESAHFFQSQLTQSQFKKKATDYLASERGLSGQIAKVYGLGFAPPGWDNLLKAIGKRAEQQEQLLHGGMLIEKKDQQGQYYDRFRDRIMFPIRDSRGRVIAFGGRAFGDEKPKYLNSPETAVFNKSHELYGLFEAKQNTQNLDNIIVVEGYMDVIVLAQYGITNAVATLGTSVNSQHIRKLFKLVNKITLCFDGDKAGRAAAIRGLEASLPVMQDGKQVRFLFLPDGEDPDSLVRQEGQDAFQARLEDANSLANVLFEHARNQVTLDHEEGDAEFARNAMSLIQQIPNDITYRSVLLKQLSKESGIEKETLNQVAIPTKRSSYTEAARNQQNEPSQHAYSNEIQADQRNDLSYSTDHYDDYPHPQAEYDDYAVAPIDHSYGSEFGGGSRKKSGFNKKSGFGSNNKNNYKNNYINKEFDTPKLPQAPKPLSAIEHAILCLVLHPNVAKSIDVPDPLINSSDEATQTLSTVWRYFNKHPDHNAGHFIFNKKNTDVGNRVLHLLNHGDAHTKEKIVNATQEISDLISALERNLGTDNSTQRLKSKGSDYIKSEDGKQDYRAMVEHLRQQKLKK; encoded by the coding sequence ATGTCGGGACGTATACCAGATCAATTTATCGACGAGCTTCTCGCTCGCACAGACATAACCGATGTGGTTTCGTCTCGCGTCACACTAAAAAAAACAGGGCAAAACTATTCTGCGTTATGCCCTTTTCACAACGAAAAAACACCCTCATTTAGCTTAAATCCGAATAAACAATTCTATTATTGCTTTGGCTGCGGTGCCGGCGGCAACGCAATCTCCTTTGTCATGGAGCATGACCACCTAGATTTTGTTGAAGCGATTGAAGTGCTGGCGAAAGACGCCGGTCTAGAAGTTCCGAAAGAGAAAGGCGCCCCTGACCGCTACGAGCAGAACGCGGAATTATTAAAACGCCTAACAGAAAGTGCTCACTTTTTTCAAAGCCAACTCACACAAAGCCAGTTCAAGAAAAAAGCGACGGATTATTTAGCCTCGGAACGAGGGCTCTCTGGCCAAATAGCCAAAGTTTATGGATTGGGGTTTGCTCCGCCCGGATGGGACAACCTATTAAAAGCGATTGGCAAACGCGCAGAGCAGCAAGAACAGCTTCTTCATGGCGGTATGCTGATCGAGAAAAAAGACCAGCAAGGCCAATACTATGATCGCTTTAGGGATAGAATCATGTTCCCTATTCGCGACAGTAGGGGACGTGTTATCGCGTTTGGTGGACGAGCCTTTGGGGATGAAAAGCCGAAATATTTAAACTCTCCAGAAACCGCTGTTTTTAATAAGAGCCATGAGCTATATGGCTTATTTGAGGCGAAACAAAACACACAAAACCTAGACAATATTATTGTTGTTGAAGGGTACATGGACGTTATCGTCCTTGCTCAATATGGTATTACAAACGCTGTTGCAACACTTGGGACATCGGTAAATAGCCAACACATTCGTAAGCTATTTAAACTTGTTAATAAAATCACACTCTGTTTCGACGGCGACAAAGCTGGCCGAGCGGCGGCTATTCGCGGCTTAGAAGCCTCACTCCCCGTGATGCAAGACGGAAAACAAGTACGCTTTCTATTTTTACCTGACGGCGAAGATCCTGATTCACTGGTGAGACAAGAAGGTCAAGACGCTTTTCAAGCACGGTTAGAGGATGCCAACTCACTTGCAAACGTGCTATTTGAGCACGCACGAAATCAAGTGACACTAGACCATGAAGAAGGCGACGCGGAATTTGCACGCAACGCCATGTCCTTGATCCAGCAAATTCCGAATGACATCACTTACCGTTCTGTCTTACTAAAACAGCTATCAAAAGAATCGGGGATCGAAAAAGAGACATTAAACCAAGTCGCCATCCCAACGAAAAGATCAAGCTATACAGAAGCGGCTAGAAACCAACAAAACGAACCTTCACAGCACGCTTATAGCAACGAGATTCAAGCAGACCAAAGAAATGATCTCTCTTATAGCACAGATCATTACGACGACTACCCCCATCCCCAAGCAGAGTACGACGATTACGCAGTGGCACCTATCGACCATTCTTACGGAAGTGAGTTTGGAGGAGGGTCTCGTAAAAAAAGCGGTTTTAACAAGAAAAGTGGCTTTGGTAGTAACAACAAAAACAACTACAAAAACAATTACATAAATAAAGAGTTCGATACACCCAAATTACCTCAAGCCCCCAAACCTCTTTCCGCAATCGAACATGCAATACTTTGCTTAGTGTTACACCCAAATGTCGCCAAAAGCATTGACGTTCCAGACCCACTAATAAACAGCTCAGATGAAGCAACCCAAACCCTTAGCACGGTATGGCGCTATTTCAATAAACACCCAGACCACAATGCTGGGCACTTTATTTTTAATAAAAAAAATACTGACGTCGGCAACCGAGTTTTACACCTTCTCAACCACGGCGATGCCCATACAAAAGAAAAAATAGTCAACGCCACCCAAGAAATTTCAGACTTAATTAGCGCATTAGAACGAAATTTAGGAACAGATAACTCAACACAGCGCTTGAAAAGTAAAGGAAGTGACTACATTAAAAGTGAAGATGGCAAACAAGATTACAGAGCAATGGTTGAACATTTGCGACAACAAAAATTAAAGAAATAA